In Chryseobacterium salivictor, the DNA window ATTTCCAGCACCTGCGCCAAATAAGGCATTTTTAATTTTTTCTGAAAAATCTTGAGGTACAAAAACATTCAGCTGATGAAGACCTTGCTTTTTCGGCATTAATACTTTTTGATTTTTAAGACCTAGTTCTTCACAAATTCTGTAATTCACGCCAAAGTAATCATTATCAAAGGCGGTATGAATTGCATAAATGGCGATTTTATTTTCGAGAGCTTTCAGCACTGCTTTTTCAACATAATTTTTGCCGGTGACTGATTTTAAACCTGAAAAAATAATCGGATGAAAGGCAACGATGAAGTTGATATTCTTAGCAATGGCTTCATCGACGACAATTTCCAGCGCATCATGACACACTAAAATTCCTGAAACCTCTCTGTCAGGATTTCCACAAAGCAAGCCCACATTGTCATAATCTTCCGCCTGGGATAAGGGAATTATTTTTTTTAGGTCGCAAACCAATTCATTTACTGTCATTTTCTTATGTTTGCAACGAATTTAAGAATTAAATCTGTAATAATACCGCCAATAGCAATGGAAAGAGAACATAATTATATGCCCGAGCGAATCCGCTGGAAACGTAAACTGTTCCGGATTATTTTCAAAGCTGACACTAAGCTGGGTAAACTTTTTGATATTTTTTTATTGGTCTTAATCCTTCTCAGCACTTTCATTGTTATGATGGAAAGCGTCCGGATTTTCGATGCAAAACTCCACAAGGTATTTGTAATCGTAGAAGTTATTATTACCATTTTTTTCACTGTGGAATATGCATTGAGAATAATTACCATTAAAAACAAGAAAGATTACATTTTCAGTTTTTTTGGGATTATTGATTTTCTGGCGATTTTACCTTTTTATCTTAGTTTATTTATTCCGATTACCAAATATTTTCTGATTATTAGAATGCTGAGAATGCTTAGGATTTTTAGAATATTGAATTTAATGGATTTTATGAATGACGGTTACTTCATCATTACCGCGTTAAAAAACAGTTCCAGA includes these proteins:
- a CDS encoding ion transporter, which translates into the protein MEREHNYMPERIRWKRKLFRIIFKADTKLGKLFDIFLLVLILLSTFIVMMESVRIFDAKLHKVFVIVEVIITIFFTVEYALRIITIKNKKDYIFSFFGIIDFLAILPFYLSLFIPITKYFLIIRMLRMLRIFRILNLMDFMNDGYFIITALKNSSRKIYIFLLFLMIFSVIVGSMMFMVEGHREGFESIPQSVYWAVVTVTTVGYGDVSPGTPLGKFLSVLLMLAGYSIIAVPTGIVTAEMRNKRQELGRTCSRCGNNDIDDDARFCKICGEKVV